In Ailuropoda melanoleuca isolate Jingjing chromosome 18, ASM200744v2, whole genome shotgun sequence, the sequence cagcggttaagcgtctgccttcggctcagggcgtgatcccggccttatgggatcgagccccaccatcaggctcctccgctatgagcctgcttcttcctctcctactccccctgcttgtgttccctctctcgctggctgtctctatctgtgttaaataaataaataaaaatcttaaaaacaaaaacaaaagagagaatccTAATGACTATAACTACCTTATTCCTTATTGGTTTGGATGCCATGGTCACGATGAAGTCCCTAAGTGTCTGGAATCAAGGACTATAAAATTCCAGGACAGGAGTGGtattagaaaagtaaaacaaaacaaaacaaatagagaaAGTTCACTTACTTGCCATCTGTTGAGACACTGATCCAAATGCTTTGGATGATTTGAGAATTATTTCAGTGATACTTCTGGAAGGTTGCCAAGGGTTGCCCAATCTGCCTTACCTTACCTAATCTACAAACGGAAGCTACTACAGAAAGGGTAACACTGACCATACGCTAGTGAGCGTCTAGAGTGAATCATGGTAGTCCAGGCTTTGCCTAAAGTACTTATATCCTGATGAAGTCTTAAATATTCCCATCCTCTTTAgcaacttaagaaaaatattagtgaatGTGTTCACATAAAATTTTGTGGGAAATAAGTTCCCATATCATCTCAAAAGTATTAATACACTAAGTTAAGATatgcttacattagaaaaatTATTGCATAAAGCACTCCAATGATAGTAAATCATTCCACTGCTAGCATAAGAGAACTATTTTCCCTTTAAGCCAGtgacagaaaaagcagaaagaggacaGACAATGGCCAGCTTTTCTTTCATCTGTACTCATGTATAGCCTCATTAAGTTGGGAAGAACTCAATGGACTATTTCCAAGGAAAACTTACTTGGATTCAattttctgcttaattttctttGCAACATTTGTAAAAGTAAGAGGAACTCTACTTTAAGTTCATTGCTGAGCATGTTGGGATTGCTTATTATTTCTGATAACCTGATGTTATCTTTAATCGACTTTGAAGCTGTAGACCGAGGAACCAGGGGCAAACGCATCTGGTAACTGTAGTCTGTGAAATTCACGAGGTCGTCCTGGATACttttaattctggaaaaaaaaagtaaaatattattgacaAGCCACATTTTAGTAATGAGACTGATATTATCAAATTTTCATCTTAAATTATATCGctagaaaaattccaaatgactTACTCTCGATGTGTTAACAAGGTATAAACCTCTTGGATCAGGATTTCAGGTACTCCAGCTTTGCAATGAATTGTTCCATGGATTAGCTCTTtaggtaatttaaatttttttcttgccagGAACTTTAATAGTAGAAAGAAAGTATTTTCACTGTAAGAAATTCTATACAAATCTCCAAGTACTATGAATTCACTTTAATCCCCCTTTGTCTCTCAactaatttttttgtgtttaacatgttaattattaaaagaaattattcttcAGCAAGAAAACCAATTATTCTGTCCCACTCCAATTTGAAATGAGTATGCTCAAGTTTCATAAGTGACTCAGGGCAAACTTTAATAACACTCTTTTCAGTACAGGGAAATGAGCGGCCAACTCAGAagcacagccacacacacacatatgtgtagaTATCCAAGAGGTCAGGAGTAcacctttaaaaacacaaaattcttaACAAAGTGGCAATGACTGCTAATTTACCTGCTCCAACTGTGCCCAGTTGTCCAACTTGACTTTCAAAGAAGTTCCATTTTCAAAGGATGACAATTTAAGGTCCCAGGGGTAATATATAGTGAATATTTCTGCAATCAGGAAACCATTTGAAAAATCCCTGATCCATACATAGATAgcattaaggaaatgaaataaaatgtggttaCTTTTACAGTTGGTAATATCTTATAATCAACTGACACCGATTGACTATTCCATAATTGACAGCAAATAACTTATAAAATTAGTTTTGTTGGACCATTGCTCTGAGGAAGATTTGCTATGGAATAAAATGTTGATAAGATTAGATATACACCAAAgactgtgggggggggtgtgcgtGTTTATGAACCCATACTATTAGTTTGtattgaatttgcattttaacaagatccctaggTGATTCCTTATGTACATTGAAAATTTCAGGCACGTCTTTATTAAGAAATATTGAATTTAGTAAACCAGAGTCCTTGGCTGCAAACGATGTCATCGTCTTCATATTTATTGAAGTTAGTTGGCATTCCCAGAGCAGATATTAACTGCCTGTTAGGTTCAGGGTGGCTGCAGTTCAGCAGCAGCTTTTTTCAATCCCTGATCGAAAAAAACTAGATGCCATCCGGAGCGCAAACTGATCCCCAGGAGTATTAATTGATGTCCAGTGTCTCTAAAGAGCCTTGACTGTTTTAATGTGTTTGTAGTCACCAAGGCATTCTATATTACCTTAAGTCTAAAATATAATGATGGATTGATTGGATAAATGTATGAATGCTTCCTCATGAATTTTGCAGGCCCGCTCCCTCAGAGGAGaaggtgtgtttgtgtgtgtgctgagcGGGCGGGGGTCTGGCTCTGAAACCTAGACTGGGCGGAGCAGGGTAGCTGAGTGGGGCGGACCCTGCGCCATAGCGGGGCAGGCGGGGCAACGGGGTGGTCCGCGGGTCCCCGGGATGCTCAGGCCCAGACGCCCGTCTAGGCGGCTGCTCGCTCCTGCACCTGTTGACGTTCCTGGGGAAGAAGGTGAGATCCAGGCCCTGAAGCCAACGCAGAACCGACCGAGACAGGCGGGAGCTCTTCGGTGGATGCGGATAGACCAGACACTTCTTAGGCTTCCCTCGGGTGGGAGCTGCTGGCTGTGGCGAAAATGACGGTGACGTGGGTACTGCTGCCGCAGGCTGTATCAAAAACCCTCCTCCCAGCCCGGCGGCAGCCATGTCGCTTTCTGGGTTTCTATGGCAGCATCTGCGGCGGGGCGGGGCCTGTGGGGGCGGAGTCTCAGGGGGGCCGTAGGGACCTCGTGGGCGGGGCGGAGCCTCGGCGCGGCCGGGCGGGGCTTCAGTGGGGGTTAGAGGGCACTGGGCCTCCAGATCCCCCAGTTTGGGGAGCTGACGCTTGGGGTTGTTGCGTAAGATCCCTGGCCTCATTGGGTGGACGCTTTCAAATCTTAGTTGTAGTTAGCCTCACTTTAACCAGTTTAGAGCTTCCCGCCAAACCTCTTGGCCTttgtaaatttactttttaaatagtttcagCCCAGCCAAAGGCCTATTTTCAGTCAAGCATTTTTGAGGAGGATGTGAGAAGCCTCCAGAAGACAAGGTCAGTTTTTGTTTAGAAATTGGAACTGATGGGGTATTTGCTCCAAAACgccaaagaaaaaattttcaaaattaaaactaataaatgtcTAATGCCTACAGATTTAACATGTTTCCTTAGGTTATTACATTAAGTGttcataaaaattacataatattctttcaaataatttgtaCGTTTTCACATTTCACAAAGATGCCCTCATATATataattcattccttcaacaattATTTGAGTCCCtagtctgtgccaggcactgaactaGTCAGTTGAGATTTATCAGTGaacaatgcagagaaaaaaaaatgattgaagagCCAGCATCAACagttataaattaaatgtttacaCAACAAATTgattaaaatcctttaaaaacttttgcaaaaaaaaatcacttaatgtGGCATATAGATACATATTATTATGCAAGGTAAAATATGGGCTAGATCTTGATAGTGGAGCTATATAATATTTTGGTGAATGTTTACTCATATGCACATTTATTCATGAAGTAAACCAATGCGAATCTGTATAtggtttgaaagaaaagaaaatgaagctaggaaggtgttttcttttttcccaatgaGGTTTTTCACggaggattcattcattcagtgaatgttttttgaggaacctattCTGTGCTATGTTCCCCACTAGATCTTCACTATCCGATGCTATAGCCACTAGCCACCTGTGGCTATTcagatataaatttaaataaaataaaacaagtaacacTGGCTGCATTTCAACTGTTTAATACCTACCTGTGGCTATGTGTGTCGTCAGAGCACAGATACAAACCTGTCATTGCAGGAGGTTCTAGGAGACAGCTGTGCGCTGGATTATTTATAGAAGGTACACAGATATAAATATCAGTAAAAAGATCATGTACACTGAAAAGCTCTgccatgataaaaatatattagtatcAGGGAGGAAGCAAATAATTTGGCCTGAGGGACTCTAGGAGTCCTTTCAGAGGAGGTGACCTTTGATTTGGATCTTACAAGtcagtattttaaattgtttaagaCAGaggttttgggggcgcctgggtggctcagtcattaagggtctgccttcagctcagggcctgatcccagggtcctgggatggagcccagcatcaggctcccagctcagcgggaagcctgcttctccctctcccactccccctgcttgtgttccctctctcgctgtgtctctctctgtcaaaaaaacttaaaaaaaaaaaaaaaaaaaaaaaagacgggtTTTGGAGGACCGGGGCTACTTTTTATTAGTTATGTGGCTCTGGGCaagttatataattatttttatttgcaaggaGGAAATAATTGGGTAGACTTCAGAGGGTTCTGTTAGGGATTACGTAAACAAGTTAACTATGCAAAGAGCCTAGAACAGTGTGCTGCACATAGTAATTGTTGAGTCAAGTGTAAATTATTGTTTCAAAAGCAGTCACGGAAGGCTGTGGGATGAGGGGGACAGGGACAGTTCCACACAGAATGACTACTGTGAGCAAAAGCACAGATGATATAATGTGTGATCTGAgagttttttaaagagtttgggGAAATAACTAATCAGTAGGGTTAGAGAAAGTGTTTAGGCTTTAGCAAGAGTTCTAACCCAAGATTTAGGTAGTGACGGCTGAGGAGATAGATTAGGGCTTAACTGAGCACAGTCTTGCTAAGAGTCAGAACTTTCCTGTAATGCATGTGGCAGCTGTTGAGCAGATACATCTCTGTGTCAAACATACGCTTCTATATTCAGCTTGTTGGAACTCTACAATGTGGTTTCTCCTTTgctaaaagttttattaaattgTGACAATAGGGGGAGCTAGAGAGAggcaaggagggggagagaagggaagaggcatttgctgtttcctgttcTGCTTACATTTCACATGGGTGTCACCACAGCAACAAAGCTTAACCTGGCAGTGACAGCTGCTTCCAgtctccagctttttttttttttttagctctccTGGAGCAGATTTCATCATACTCCCTCTGATGTTTAGCAAGCACTGAGAAGTGACCCTCCTTAAAGGGTCCGGTATTTTACCCTGGGACCGCCCTTCTGAGCTCTGGAAGAGTTGGCACCAGCTCTGTAGTTACTATCCCCCTTCAAGAGTCATTCTATGGAACTTTCTGTCCAAGTTCCAGGCTCTTATAACCCTAACTTCTTAAATCTGTTCTAGTAGGGGCAATTGCTTCCTGAATCATCTATTTCTGTTAGGTTGATtcatgtaggaaagacattagggttcaaagccaacAGTCaaagtctttggtgcaaaaaaatggttttattaaagtgtggggacaggacctgtgggcagaaagaactgcaatGGGGTCATGAgaagtggcccattatatactttcaagtttgGAGAGGGTTAGGGATAgctagcataagtctctaaggaattttggaagaaaggtttccaggaccttgagcaggctagctattgttgggaaaaggtcatttattactgtctcaCAGAACCTGAGTCGTGAGACCCTTCAAATGTATATCGGTAGGTTATATGCTTGGGAAATGATTGCCAGCATATATATCTTGGGGGctttacagataaaggaaatttctaaaggaatttttatatgttgaaatagGCTTATAGGATCCTAGGGCCAGGGTGTCAGGCTAGGATTgacttttgcccttagcaaagtgtcaacatcgaggcagttgagtccccAGAGGaaagtcactctgcctgtttcaaggacttgccAGTGGACTGCAGGTAGTCAggaaatttaatcatttttcttctgcctttgtttcccacatcatgaTGGTCCCATTTTAGTTTTTCAGTTCATCAGCATCTGTTTAACCATTTCCTTATATTAAATTCTTGTTTGTGTAGTTCCTTCTGTCTTCCTGACTGGATGCTGAATGATACCCTGCCTATGAAGCTATCACTAGCTGACCTGCATCTGACTAAGGCATCGAAGGAACTCGCTGCTTCCTGTTCATGAGATCCAGTTAGCAAGATATCATCAACAGAGTGGACCAGTGTGATGTTCCGTGGGGTGTTAAGACACTCAAAAACCTCTGCTGATCTTGCGGCAGAGGGCAAGAGAAGTGATTTGACCTAAGGCAAGATCATGAACGTGCACTATTGGTCCTGCTAAATTAAAACAGACGACTTTTGGTAGTTCTTGCAGATTGTCGTAGAGGGAAAGTACTTTCCAGATCAGTAACAGCATAACAGTTGCAAGGGACTGGGGTGATTTATTCCAGTAAAGATACTTCAAATGGAAAAGCAGCTTTAATTGGAGTTACTGCCTGATAAAATTTACAATAATCCATAGTTGCCATGTAAGATCTACCCAACTTCTGCACAAGCCAAACAGCCATCAAAGTCAATAGTTGTTTTTGACTTATCACCTGTCAGGAGAAACTTCAGAGAGCTTTctttgatataaatatttttgaatgagaaACACCTTTCTCAGACAGGGAGATTTGCAACTGAAAACGAAGAGTAATTTGTTAGCTAATGGATGGTGGGAATACGGCAATTCAAGGTAGTGGATGGAGTAGGTTGTGTTcgaggcagagggaacaacatTTGCAAACACAAAGGGGCAAGATGAGTTCGGGGAGAATCAAGTCTGTTTTTTGACTTTCCTATCGTGAGCTTCCTTGTAAAGGCCCTTCATGATCTGTCCCCTGATCACTATCTATCACTCCCTCTCCTGATTCATGTGAGTCTTCTAGAAGACAGACATGGGTCAATGCACACTCCCACCAAATAGTGGATTTCACCGAATCTTTTGGAACTCAGATGCTACCCCAGGAAGAAATTGAGTGGGAAGAAAGAGGCTTGCCATAACTGAATTCATCTGAAAAGTGTGTCTAAGAGACCAAGAAATCATTGAATTGAATGAGTCAACCCAAAGTGGCCAGATTTCAGTGGGTGAAAGGGAAGCttgagagaaataaattcttCTAGGATGATACAGTTGGCTTTTACCCACTTGAATATGTGGCTTATAAAATTTGTACCTACGACATAAGCCTCTTACACAccaaacatgttttaaaaaatgtatttgaatttcaaaagttACTTATTAAAAGACTCCATGAATTTGAATACACTATTCAAAAGGGGAAGAAACTTATcgtttaaaaaatgagagaactgaGACCTCCAGGGCTGAAGTGACCTGTTGAAGGTCCTACAGCAGTTGGAGAGGTAATAACTCACCTGAAGTTTCTGAATAAATTTCTTGCCATTAATGCTGAAAAAATTTAAGGCTGGGCATTTAGGTTTCTAAGAGAGAGGGCAGGCCTTAAAAGAAACTAATTGTAAATGATAGTAAGAATAAGAAAGTAGAGGgtggctggatggctcagttggttaagcatctgccttctgctgaggtcatgatctcagggtcccgggatggagtgCCATGTTGAGCTCCTTGCCCagggggagtcagcttctccttctgcctacccctcccccctgcttgtgtgtgctctctctctctctctgacaagtaaataaataaaagcttttaaaaaaagaataagaaagtagaaaaattagagcaaaaaagtgagaagaatccaagggagagagaataattTATAAGGTTACTTTGTAAATAGATAACCATAGTCACCGAGTGAGGAACATGGTGAGTACATGTGGACCTTCTATTCCCAAGGGGCTATCCATTCACAGTGTTTCTATTTACTTCTTTGGAAACATCAACTATACTCTGGCTAAaacaataattgaaatgaaatactttctcctacaaaataaatgtttcagcAGTGCCTTGCTACAATGATTATTTCACTACATTTCTTTAATCTCAAGTCAAATAGTTTGGTTTGGTGTGGTCTTTGCCTTTGTGAAATTTTGTCCATGCATCtttgtgcgtgtgtatgtgtgtgtgtgtacacacacataataaTATTTGGATTAGGAGACCTTTGAGGTATCTATTTCAATGTGTACGACTCTACTCTTAATGCCCGTAATAGAGTAATTTGAAAACTGGGCgagaaaaaattaaagcaattaaaTCTTATTCTCCATtaccttcaattaaaaaatcaagtactaattaggagagaaaaaagaaaaggtgtttaTTCCAGGGATAATAGTCACACTTTAATACATTAACAAACagatgatatatttaaattaGAACACTTCTTTGATAAGACAACCATACTCAAGCAAAGATAAAAGATACCAgcatactaaaattttaaaatgtccattttaattttaatatttggtatTTACTTCTCTTATTGGTACAAAACCAACGATAAGGGATGAATTATATTACCTTACACTCTAAGATTACCTCTAGCTCAGGAAAATACTACTAGAAACCTGTTTTACTAGAAAAACAGTTTGAATACCTAATTATATGTAATGAGGTTACTCTGTAATAAATTAAATGCACATTATTTATGAGGACATTACAAATTTGTTAGGCTGGGATATTCAGTAAAATAGACTCATATAAAACTCTCTAGCCAcatagaagacatttttaaggaaacatGCTACAGCCTTActtctatttttgaaaatctaaacatgatttttaaaaaatgcaatctttgtgactttggggtTACATTCAAGAATAGTTTATTTCCCATGGGTCTCCAAAAGTCAGTCAAGAActaagaacaaaggaaaacaagccCCTGGGTTATTTAAGTAgtagtcaaaatattttatcaaaatttgataaatttataaaactcatcaaaatattttctacttcacACAGTTGTGAGTGTCCGGATTATCTTATTTCTTAGTCCACAATAGACTCACATCTAGTCTAAATTACAAAGGAGgcagaaatttgttttattatgttttctacTGCACTGAAGTACAGTCAAAGCAGAACACAGTAAACATCTTTGCAGAGGACACTACTACGTACCTCAACACCGCCTTGCTAATACAGGCTACGCCGAACCCCTGCTTTGTGTAAGAAGGACTGGAAACGGCACTAGTAATGTCTACGTATGGGGTAAATTTTTTAAGGTCTCTAAGTTTGCTAAGTAGCatcccctctttcttttctttgaaaacccCACAATTTAAGGAGATTTTGATCTTCTGGTTTCCACAGCCTTGGACTGCCCCGATCTTGGAGTGTGACCGGACGTCTCTTTATCAATTGGGTTTGAAGTTCAATTTCTTCGGTCTAGACCCCACCAGCTAGTGACAGTTTCTCAGGCCGAAGAAGGCTAGAGTGTATATACAAAAGCACTGAAGAGAGACCCTCAGAGCCTATCGTGGAGAAGGAGGAGGTCTTAAAATAGCCTTAGTAGGGGTGTAATATTCCAACCATCTCAGGACGAGACAGAAGGAGCCATCACCGAAGTCCCACCAGTTTCTGGAATGGGGACACTGAAGGCGGCGAAGTGACTAGTGAGATCTTTAGAGGGATGAATTCATGAATTCATGAATTTAGAGGGATGAATTCATGAATTGATCATTATAACGACAGGTCCACATTCAACATAGTGGGTTTCCTGAATGACAGCCatctttatttcaaaaaggaTATTACTTGCTATTTTCTAAATCATACGCATATTCTGcattaatatgaaaaatacagagataatCAATTCCAGTGGCTAACACTTGAAAGTTAATGCATTATTCGAAGAATGAAGGCATTTTAGAATACGAAGTTTTAG encodes:
- the SPATA4 gene encoding spermatogenesis-associated protein 4 isoform X1: MAAAGLGGGFLIQPAAAVPTSPSFSPQPAAPTRGKPKKCLVYPHPPKSSRLSRSVLRWLQGLDLTFFPRNVNRDFSNGFLIAEIFTIYYPWDLKLSSFENGTSLKVKLDNWAQLEQFLARKKFKLPKELIHGTIHCKAGVPEILIQEVYTLLTHREIKSIQDDLVNFTDYSYQMRLPLVPRSTASKSIKDNIRLSEIISNPNMLSNELKVEFLLLLQMLQRKLSRKLNPKWFEVKPTVGELTLDHLPPQVSGRKYDAMISRKGVAPVSRNTGTGGNSLKKSV
- the SPATA4 gene encoding spermatogenesis-associated protein 4 isoform X2, translated to MAAAGLGGGFLIQPAAAVPTSPSFSPQPAAPTRGKPKKCLVYPHPPKSSRLSRSVLRWLQGLDLTFFPRNVNRDFSNGFLIAEIFTIYYPWDLKLSSFENGTSLKVKLDNWAQLEQFLARKKFKLPKELIHGTIHCKAGVPEILIQEVYTLLTHREIKSIQDDLVNFTDYSYQMRLPLVPRSTASKSIKDNIRLSEIISNPNMLSNELKVEFLLLLQMLQRKLSRKLNPKWFEVKPTVGELTLDHLPPQVSGRKYDAMISRKGVAPVSHIRPVHEHLNSSHT